The following are from one region of the Paenibacillus bovis genome:
- a CDS encoding DUF4179 domain-containing protein, translated as MSIHFDPEKQLQHSILHTPIEVDLTERIMQNLEKEQSITPFVAKQAKKTRRFRALTVLASSAAGLLLLLGSSVASPAIASALNQIPGVSHLFQVAGDLGLKIAYQDGLYREVSTSDTQKGLTVKATTVSYDGTRVSVALERSGNGGYTDWSTKIQNIDIMINGKSLQAYSVGNHTAGIFFFPGSNTNSTIVEFGDLKNQGGAPFPDQFNASLSLYIKDIQEPLKLDIPVHLNTGQNLVLSPAIQKSTASIQFKVDKLEITPITTTITTEFILPATPTNPKKNYGYELWDDRGKKIKLLYAHGWNTNELAWTTDTKFEPVQSIPRSVTIKPFTYLYKKNSNQFKVDTDGNIQVKYIPKLEITIPVK; from the coding sequence ATGAGCATTCATTTTGATCCGGAGAAGCAGTTGCAGCATTCCATCCTACATACTCCGATTGAAGTAGACCTGACAGAACGGATTATGCAAAATCTAGAGAAGGAACAATCCATAACACCTTTTGTAGCCAAACAAGCAAAGAAAACACGGCGGTTTAGAGCCTTAACGGTTCTTGCTTCCTCTGCAGCTGGGCTTTTGCTACTGCTCGGATCAAGTGTCGCTTCTCCAGCGATAGCTTCGGCCTTGAACCAAATTCCCGGCGTAAGCCATCTATTTCAAGTGGCAGGAGACCTAGGATTAAAAATTGCTTATCAGGATGGTTTATATAGAGAAGTAAGCACGAGCGATACCCAGAAAGGATTAACTGTAAAAGCCACCACGGTATCCTACGACGGTACTCGTGTCTCTGTGGCTCTGGAACGTAGCGGCAACGGTGGTTACACCGATTGGAGCACGAAAATACAAAATATAGACATCATGATCAATGGTAAAAGTCTTCAGGCATATTCGGTCGGTAATCATACCGCAGGCATATTCTTTTTTCCAGGCTCTAACACGAACTCTACGATTGTGGAATTTGGAGATTTGAAAAATCAGGGAGGAGCTCCTTTCCCAGATCAATTTAATGCGAGTCTTAGTCTATACATCAAAGACATCCAGGAACCTCTCAAGCTCGATATACCGGTACATCTAAATACAGGCCAGAACCTAGTGCTATCGCCTGCCATCCAAAAAAGCACTGCATCTATTCAATTCAAAGTAGACAAGTTGGAGATTACACCTATCACTACAACCATAACAACCGAATTCATTCTCCCTGCCACCCCCACAAATCCGAAAAAGAATTACGGTTATGAACTATGGGACGATAGAGGCAAGAAAATCAAATTACTTTATGCCCATGGCTGGAATACTAATGAACTTGCTTGGACTACCGATACCAAATTTGAGCCTGTTCAATCAATCCCTCGATCCGTCACCATAAAACCTTTTACGTATCTGTACAAAAAGAACTCCAATCAATTCAAAGTCGATACCGACGGGAATATTCAAGTGAAATATATTCCCAAGTTGGAAATCACTATACCTGTAAAATAA
- a CDS encoding energy-coupling factor transporter transmembrane component T family protein yields the protein MTSNGSWLASVNPACKLIAHLCVMFMLMAVSDPVITLCLWLLAVVTGIVLGGWRIGYLLKRLLPYTLFFVLIFWMLAAFGKGEHVIWQWAWFRVTEESLNNGLTIGLRMLGFVTYGLLFTSTTDLTALMMSLIHQLHLSPKWAYGMLAGFRFIPLFQSELQQMKSAHKIRGYKQKNSWKAFTRYALPLFTQGIRKSERIAVAMEARGFTGTRDRTYYLAPVMEGKDWVYAAGLLVVAGGIIWLLKFM from the coding sequence ATGACGAGTAATGGTTCCTGGCTCGCCAGTGTGAATCCAGCCTGCAAATTGATCGCCCATCTATGTGTCATGTTTATGCTGATGGCTGTCTCCGATCCGGTCATTACGCTCTGCCTTTGGCTGCTCGCTGTCGTAACGGGGATTGTGCTGGGCGGCTGGCGAATCGGTTATCTGCTCAAGCGATTGCTGCCGTACACACTGTTTTTTGTGCTTATTTTCTGGATGCTGGCCGCATTTGGTAAAGGTGAACATGTCATCTGGCAGTGGGCCTGGTTTCGCGTTACCGAGGAGAGTCTGAATAATGGATTGACGATCGGACTGCGGATGCTGGGATTTGTCACGTATGGATTGCTGTTCACTTCGACGACCGATCTGACCGCATTGATGATGAGCTTGATCCATCAGCTGCATTTGTCTCCCAAATGGGCGTATGGCATGCTGGCCGGGTTTCGTTTTATCCCTTTGTTCCAGAGCGAACTGCAGCAGATGAAGTCCGCGCACAAGATCCGTGGCTACAAGCAAAAGAACAGCTGGAAAGCCTTTACGCGCTACGCGCTGCCGCTGTTCACCCAGGGAATTCGCAAGTCCGAGCGCATTGCTGTGGCGATGGAGGCGAGAGGATTCACAGGAACGCGGGATCGGACGTATTATTTGGCACCGGTGATGGAGGGGAAAGACTGGGTGTATGCCGCAGGGTTGCTGGTTGTTGCGGGCGGTATAATCTGGTTGCTGAAATTTATGTGA
- a CDS encoding ABC transporter ATP-binding protein — protein MQWHLGCNNLSVGFDHQGEIVQVLDQITVSIQRGQKVLILGPSGSGKSTLLSVLSGIIPEHVEAEVTGEIDRQEACGVMFQDPDSQFCMLHVDEEIAFSLENRRVPRMEMDGIIREVMDRVGLHIAPHTPIDTLSGGMKQRLALACLLALEPDVLFFDEPTAQLDPVSRRDVFQLLRKIAATSNQTMVFVEHVLDGCIEWMDRVILLDHQGKVIGDGEPAHIVTAYRQQMEEAGIWLPRLFPYSWTEVVADPSHPLAVRLHREHQERMERDRQPSIYRYAGTNNTDATTALQEQSQTSNKGNTKISGTYRSGISVSSVLPSACVQTDHLAIGYRKRPVMQNINLTLHSGEWIAIAGQNGSGKSTLLKSLLRLEPALSGRILLQAKELRKWSERDLYAEAGFVFQNPELQFVTDTVYDEIAFGGRQRGWSEAEVEAKTIPLLREFGLEQQREQHPFTLSLGQKRRLSVATMLLFDQKLLLLDEPTFGQDARTSAELLRRLQQRQQQGTTIIMVTHDMELVDQYADRVILLQEEELAYNGSPYQLFTNRALLQDSSIIAPLPYQLIHQRKERNVI, from the coding sequence ATGCAGTGGCATCTCGGGTGTAACAATTTGTCGGTAGGCTTTGACCATCAGGGGGAGATCGTACAAGTGCTGGATCAGATCACCGTGTCGATTCAGCGCGGACAAAAGGTGCTGATCCTCGGGCCAAGCGGCAGTGGCAAATCGACGCTGCTATCTGTGCTTTCCGGTATTATCCCGGAGCATGTGGAGGCCGAGGTTACCGGGGAAATCGACCGGCAGGAAGCCTGCGGCGTTATGTTCCAAGACCCGGATTCCCAGTTCTGCATGCTGCATGTGGATGAAGAAATAGCTTTTAGTCTGGAGAATCGGCGGGTACCGCGTATGGAGATGGACGGTATCATCAGGGAGGTAATGGATAGGGTCGGTCTGCATATTGCACCTCATACGCCGATCGATACGTTGTCTGGCGGCATGAAGCAGCGGCTCGCCCTCGCCTGTCTGCTGGCCTTGGAGCCGGATGTATTGTTCTTCGACGAACCGACGGCCCAGCTGGACCCGGTCAGCCGTAGGGATGTATTTCAGCTGCTGCGTAAGATTGCGGCTACCAGCAATCAGACGATGGTATTTGTCGAGCATGTGCTGGACGGCTGCATTGAATGGATGGATCGGGTGATTCTGCTGGATCACCAGGGAAAAGTAATCGGAGATGGCGAGCCGGCACATATCGTCACTGCCTATCGCCAGCAGATGGAAGAGGCAGGCATCTGGCTGCCGCGGCTGTTTCCCTACAGCTGGACCGAGGTCGTGGCAGACCCTTCCCATCCGCTGGCTGTACGGCTGCACAGAGAGCATCAGGAGCGTATGGAACGGGATCGCCAGCCATCTATTTATCGATACGCCGGCACGAACAATACGGATGCAACCACAGCTTTACAGGAACAGTCCCAGACCTCGAATAAAGGGAATACTAAGATATCCGGCACCTATAGATCCGGCATTTCGGTATCATCGGTACTTCCGTCTGCGTGTGTACAGACCGATCACCTTGCCATCGGCTACCGTAAACGTCCAGTGATGCAGAATATTAACCTAACGCTTCATAGCGGCGAATGGATCGCTATCGCCGGACAAAATGGCAGCGGCAAAAGCACGCTGCTCAAAAGTCTGCTGCGTCTGGAACCCGCACTGTCCGGACGTATTTTGCTGCAGGCCAAGGAACTGCGCAAATGGTCGGAACGGGATCTGTACGCCGAAGCCGGGTTTGTTTTCCAGAATCCGGAACTGCAGTTTGTGACCGATACCGTCTACGACGAGATTGCATTTGGCGGCAGACAGCGTGGCTGGTCCGAAGCGGAAGTGGAAGCCAAGACGATACCGCTGCTGCGTGAGTTCGGACTGGAGCAGCAGCGTGAACAGCATCCATTTACACTCAGTCTGGGACAAAAGCGGCGCCTCAGTGTAGCCACAATGCTGCTGTTCGATCAGAAGCTGCTGCTGCTGGATGAGCCTACCTTTGGACAGGATGCCAGAACATCGGCAGAGCTGCTGCGCCGATTGCAGCAAAGACAGCAGCAGGGCACAACGATCATCATGGTCACCCACGATATGGAGCTGGTGGATCAATACGCGGATCGGGTGATTCTGCTGCAGGAGGAAGAGCTTGCTTACAACGGAAGCCCTTATCAGCTGTTCACTAACAGGGCGCTGCTGCAGGATAGCTCGATTATCGCTCCGCTGCCCTACCAGCTGATCCATCAGCGAAAGGAGCGGAATGTGATATGA
- a CDS encoding ECF transporter S component, producing MNWKMKEVVLTVILAVACGVLYLGWSTLWIPISALVGPVGAGFMFGIWIIASPIVAYIIRKPGAALIAEVAAAAVEMLTGSHFGLSALLIGVFQGLGAEIAFALFGYKRYNVFTLMLSGALAAVGSIAYNLIANGLGYYTTQMFFLTLGIHVISGMVLGGLLAKVIVEALARTGVLNPYEIMKSRRKQGKSHAVASRV from the coding sequence ATGAACTGGAAAATGAAAGAGGTTGTGCTGACTGTAATTCTGGCAGTAGCCTGCGGCGTACTATATCTGGGCTGGTCCACACTGTGGATTCCGATCTCGGCACTGGTCGGGCCGGTAGGCGCCGGATTTATGTTCGGCATCTGGATTATTGCCAGCCCTATTGTCGCCTATATTATTCGCAAGCCGGGCGCGGCGCTGATCGCCGAAGTGGCAGCCGCAGCGGTCGAGATGCTGACCGGCAGCCATTTTGGATTGTCTGCGCTGCTGATCGGGGTATTTCAGGGATTGGGCGCAGAGATTGCATTTGCCCTCTTTGGCTACAAGCGGTATAACGTGTTCACATTGATGCTGTCCGGAGCACTCGCAGCCGTCGGCAGTATTGCCTACAACCTGATCGCCAATGGACTCGGTTATTATACGACCCAGATGTTCTTCCTGACGCTGGGGATTCATGTGATCAGCGGCATGGTGCTGGGCGGACTGCTGGCCAAGGTTATTGTCGAGGCATTGGCACGTACCGGTGTGCTGAATCCTTATGAAATTATGAAATCACGACGCAAACAGGGGAAATCGCATGCAGTGGCATCTCGGGTGTAA
- the tenA gene encoding thiaminase II produces the protein MSFSAEIRQAADPVFEAIYNHPFVQGIARGDLQSEQLVHYVKQDFEYLNAFMRIYGTAISKCSRREDMDMFNQQISFVLNSEVHPHNNFCHVAGVPYEQLQGYPVAPSAHNYIRHMLTAAQEGDLGDILAVLLPCPWTYWEIGKRLMEDVKPDVSHPFYDWIDFYGNRTDTITSRFCTRLDEIAAASTPAHRERMKQHFILSCQFEYMFWDMAYTLEDWPVQLEVTSV, from the coding sequence ATGAGTTTTTCAGCAGAAATCAGACAGGCGGCCGATCCGGTATTTGAGGCGATTTACAACCATCCATTTGTACAGGGGATTGCCAGAGGCGATCTGCAGTCCGAGCAGCTGGTTCACTATGTAAAGCAGGATTTTGAGTACTTGAATGCCTTTATGCGAATCTATGGAACAGCAATCTCCAAATGCAGCCGCCGCGAGGATATGGATATGTTCAATCAGCAGATTTCTTTTGTACTGAACAGTGAAGTCCATCCGCACAATAACTTCTGCCATGTTGCCGGTGTACCGTATGAGCAGCTGCAGGGCTATCCGGTAGCCCCATCGGCACACAACTATATCCGTCATATGCTGACCGCTGCGCAGGAAGGTGATCTGGGCGATATTCTGGCAGTACTGCTGCCATGCCCATGGACGTACTGGGAGATTGGCAAGCGGCTGATGGAAGATGTGAAGCCGGATGTGTCCCATCCGTTCTATGACTGGATCGACTTCTATGGCAACCGGACCGATACGATTACGAGCCGGTTCTGTACGCGTCTCGATGAGATTGCCGCGGCATCTACGCCGGCGCACCGTGAGCGGATGAAGCAGCATTTTATTCTCAGCTGCCAGTTTGAATATATGTTCTGGGATATGGCGTATACGCTGGAAGACTGGCCGGTTCAGCTGGAGGTAACCTCCGTATGA
- a CDS encoding SDR family NAD(P)-dependent oxidoreductase, whose amino-acid sequence MSPHIPHDQLNVVITGASSGTGRGLAERLAAEGASVVIAARRTHLLKEMERQYAPKMIAVTADVSREEGIAAVFEAAMSQLGRIDVWVNNAGAIAIGPFTESPLAALAQMTRINLLGNMYGSHYALRQFKQQGYGTLINVSSFASKVAFPYLAAYSGSKSAISGLSYALNQEMQLEGRTDIHVCAVHPWVMNTPWTEHAANYSGHEIDMKPLDDPDDIIDAMYRLIDHPQESVEVGFKVKGTSLSSHLLPRMTEKISGQFVQNLIYDAPPAEFTAGSLYDPVFEGTSVHGDGHGHPRPDESK is encoded by the coding sequence ATGTCACCACATATACCGCATGATCAGCTCAATGTTGTTATTACCGGCGCTTCCAGCGGCACAGGGCGCGGACTTGCCGAACGGCTTGCTGCCGAAGGCGCCAGCGTCGTTATCGCCGCCCGCCGCACTCATTTGCTCAAGGAAATGGAGCGTCAGTACGCTCCCAAAATGATCGCTGTCACCGCCGATGTCAGCCGGGAAGAAGGCATTGCTGCCGTATTCGAAGCAGCCATGTCACAGCTGGGGCGGATCGATGTATGGGTCAATAATGCCGGAGCGATTGCAATCGGTCCTTTTACCGAGTCGCCGCTCGCTGCTCTGGCACAGATGACCCGCATTAATCTGCTTGGCAATATGTATGGCAGCCATTATGCGCTGCGCCAATTCAAGCAGCAGGGCTACGGAACGCTGATTAACGTCTCTTCTTTTGCCAGCAAAGTAGCCTTTCCTTATCTTGCCGCCTATAGCGGCAGCAAATCAGCCATATCCGGTCTCAGCTATGCGCTCAATCAGGAAATGCAGCTGGAAGGCAGAACAGATATTCATGTCTGCGCTGTCCATCCATGGGTGATGAATACGCCGTGGACCGAGCATGCTGCCAATTACAGTGGTCACGAGATTGATATGAAGCCGCTGGATGATCCGGACGATATTATTGATGCCATGTACCGACTGATCGACCATCCACAGGAAAGTGTTGAAGTAGGCTTCAAGGTCAAAGGAACTTCGCTGTCCAGTCATCTGCTGCCACGAATGACCGAGAAGATCAGCGGACAATTCGTTCAGAATCTGATCTATGATGCACCGCCGGCCGAGTTTACGGCAGGCAGCCTGTATGATCCGGTATTCGAGGGCACCAGTGTTCACGGAGACGGCCATGGACATCCAAGACCGGATGAGTCCAAGTAA
- a CDS encoding SDR family NAD(P)-dependent oxidoreductase, translated as MAQKIPHDQLTVVITGASSGIGKGVALQLAAEGANVVLAARRTELIEQMATEIGPNAIAVTTDVGREEDIARLFDAAMAAFGKIDVWINNAGVGAIGPYTEIPTSDLTRLVETNVLGTMYGSHYALRQFKQQGHGTLINLGSIVSRVPFPYYTAYGATKFAVAGLSAALYQEMQLEDQKDIHVCTVHPWATDTPWFEHTGNYTGHRAEMKPMDDPQNVIDAIIDLLDNPQENVEVGAKSKGTTISSNLMPGLTESLNAKYLQKVIQSAPPAGSTSGSLHQPMLTGQDVDGGIRERMKRESNQPSD; from the coding sequence ATGGCTCAAAAGATTCCGCATGACCAGTTAACTGTCGTGATTACCGGTGCATCCAGTGGTATAGGCAAAGGGGTAGCTCTGCAGCTCGCCGCTGAAGGCGCCAATGTGGTTCTCGCTGCCCGACGTACCGAGCTGATCGAGCAGATGGCGACCGAGATCGGTCCCAATGCCATCGCTGTTACGACCGATGTGGGCCGCGAGGAAGATATCGCCCGTTTGTTCGATGCAGCGATGGCTGCTTTTGGCAAAATCGATGTATGGATCAACAACGCCGGTGTAGGCGCTATCGGTCCATATACCGAGATTCCTACTTCTGATCTGACTCGTCTTGTAGAGACCAATGTGCTTGGTACCATGTACGGCAGTCATTATGCACTGCGTCAGTTCAAGCAGCAGGGACACGGGACGCTGATCAATCTGGGTTCGATCGTCAGCCGGGTTCCTTTCCCGTATTACACTGCGTATGGAGCGACCAAGTTCGCTGTAGCCGGACTCAGTGCCGCGCTGTATCAAGAGATGCAGCTGGAGGATCAAAAGGATATTCACGTATGTACGGTACACCCATGGGCGACTGATACGCCATGGTTTGAGCATACCGGCAATTACACCGGTCATCGGGCAGAGATGAAACCTATGGATGATCCGCAAAATGTGATCGACGCTATTATCGATCTGCTCGATAATCCGCAGGAAAACGTAGAAGTCGGTGCCAAAAGCAAAGGCACGACTATTTCCAGCAATCTGATGCCGGGTCTGACCGAGAGCCTCAATGCCAAGTATTTGCAAAAAGTTATTCAAAGCGCTCCACCTGCAGGCTCTACCTCCGGCAGTCTGCATCAGCCCATGCTGACCGGACAGGATGTGGACGGTGGTATCCGTGAACGAATGAAACGCGAGTCGAATCAACCATCCGACTAA
- a CDS encoding TIGR01777 family oxidoreductase, with protein MSGKVVLAGGTGFIGQYFEAEFRKLGYDVVIISRQSGHIAWNQQSEIVEALENAEMVINLAGKSVNCRYTERNKREIMNSRLETTRILGNAILSCQSPPALWFNSSTATIYRHSEDRPMTESTGEIGTGFSVEVAKAWEQAFFEFELPHTRQIALRIAIVLGPGGGVMTPYQNLVRYGLGGKQGDGNQRFSWIHVDDLFHIILFLQERTGLYGVFNCSAPSPVTNRELMAAMRQAMGQKVGLPAPRWILELGARMIGTETELVLKSRWVVPNRLIKEGYMFRYGRLERTLQHILQ; from the coding sequence ATGTCTGGGAAAGTTGTGCTTGCTGGCGGCACAGGATTTATTGGTCAGTATTTTGAAGCCGAATTCCGCAAATTGGGTTATGATGTCGTGATCATCTCCAGGCAGTCGGGTCATATAGCCTGGAATCAGCAATCCGAGATTGTCGAGGCGCTGGAAAACGCCGAAATGGTGATTAATCTGGCTGGCAAATCGGTCAACTGTCGCTACACGGAACGGAATAAGCGGGAAATTATGAATTCCAGGCTGGAGACAACACGCATCCTTGGAAACGCTATCCTCTCCTGCCAGTCACCGCCTGCCTTATGGTTTAATTCCAGTACGGCGACGATCTACCGTCATTCGGAAGATCGTCCGATGACCGAATCGACAGGGGAAATCGGTACCGGTTTCTCTGTCGAAGTCGCCAAAGCTTGGGAACAGGCCTTTTTTGAATTTGAGCTGCCGCATACCCGGCAGATTGCGCTGCGGATCGCTATTGTGCTCGGTCCGGGCGGCGGCGTGATGACGCCGTATCAGAATCTGGTTCGTTACGGTCTTGGAGGCAAGCAGGGAGACGGGAACCAGCGCTTTAGCTGGATTCATGTGGATGATCTATTTCATATTATTCTGTTTCTGCAGGAACGCACAGGACTGTATGGGGTATTCAACTGCTCCGCTCCATCCCCGGTCACCAACCGCGAACTGATGGCTGCCATGCGGCAGGCAATGGGACAAAAGGTAGGTCTGCCAGCGCCTCGCTGGATACTGGAACTCGGTGCCCGGATGATTGGAACCGAGACCGAACTGGTACTCAAAAGCCGCTGGGTGGTACCCAACCGGCTGATCAAGGAAGGCTATATGTTCCGCTATGGCAGACTGGAGAGAACCCTGCAGCATATTCTGCAATAA
- a CDS encoding ArsR/SmtB family transcription factor encodes MNQSYLDSNNMGKTTRFLNGLSDPMRLQILSILGKKGRMNVGEISSNFKISRPAISHHLRILKDAGIVQYEKTGQEVYYWMDQDYIVYHLRNLANEMSSFSK; translated from the coding sequence ATGAACCAATCTTACTTGGATTCCAATAATATGGGGAAAACGACGCGGTTTCTGAATGGTCTGAGTGACCCGATGAGACTGCAGATTCTGTCCATTCTCGGTAAGAAAGGCAGAATGAATGTAGGAGAAATTTCTTCCAATTTCAAAATCAGCCGTCCGGCTATTTCACACCATCTTCGTATCCTGAAAGATGCCGGAATCGTACAATATGAGAAAACCGGACAGGAAGTGTACTACTGGATGGATCAGGATTATATCGTCTACCATCTGCGCAATCTGGCAAATGAGATGAGTTCCTTTTCCAAATAA
- a CDS encoding hydroxysqualene dehydroxylase: MLHTNQDTSEQPTIIIGSGLAGLSCAFELADQGKKVIVLEAAPYIGGRTANWNEHGMGVESGFHKFIGYYVALPELLERAGIVLDEIVHWETTTNIRHPEAEGTFGLDLLKAPLKTLAGALGNNDLLSPLDKASLAPFFAAGFKDYLANPEELDEIPIKEYAKKHGVTDKALERLIEPLSSGIFFLPIEQYSTYAFFGLFAPAIPRPHLIRIGAFKGGMTQVMTEPLSRAIEERGGQVMTGKPVAHLLVENGAVTGVQLEDGTQMQAEQVVVAANIRRSQLLVGEHFSDQEWCQNFLALEMMPYVTAQFEATEKLAGADHTNFGPGTQLGSFSEQSRTTFQRPTGRASIILVDPDKLIDLPDEEVWELTRNSLHAVDLPNVDTMTQYRIIRGKENFYRLSAGNEKHRPQQITPVPGLFLAGDYTKQPLLATMEGAVISGQRAARGILKGHK, encoded by the coding sequence TTGCTACATACCAATCAGGACACATCAGAACAGCCAACTATTATTATCGGATCGGGACTGGCCGGACTCAGCTGTGCATTCGAGCTGGCGGATCAGGGCAAAAAAGTCATCGTACTGGAAGCTGCTCCTTATATCGGTGGACGGACAGCCAACTGGAATGAGCACGGAATGGGCGTCGAATCCGGCTTCCACAAATTTATCGGCTACTATGTTGCGCTGCCGGAACTGCTGGAACGCGCAGGTATCGTGCTGGACGAGATTGTTCACTGGGAAACAACTACCAATATACGCCATCCGGAAGCCGAAGGCACTTTCGGTTTGGATCTGCTCAAGGCTCCGCTCAAAACACTGGCAGGCGCTCTCGGTAACAATGATCTGCTGTCTCCACTCGACAAGGCTTCACTCGCTCCCTTTTTCGCGGCAGGCTTCAAAGACTATCTCGCAAATCCGGAAGAGCTGGATGAGATCCCGATCAAGGAATATGCCAAAAAGCATGGCGTCACCGACAAAGCACTGGAGCGTCTGATCGAACCGTTATCCTCCGGCATTTTCTTCCTGCCGATCGAGCAGTACTCTACCTATGCGTTCTTTGGACTGTTTGCTCCGGCGATTCCGCGTCCGCATCTGATCCGTATTGGTGCGTTCAAGGGCGGTATGACCCAGGTCATGACCGAACCGCTCAGCCGGGCAATCGAGGAGCGCGGCGGACAGGTGATGACCGGCAAACCGGTTGCACATCTGCTCGTGGAAAATGGCGCCGTTACCGGCGTACAGCTGGAAGACGGGACACAGATGCAGGCTGAGCAGGTGGTAGTCGCTGCCAATATACGCCGCTCCCAGCTCCTGGTTGGTGAGCACTTTAGCGATCAGGAGTGGTGCCAGAACTTCCTCGCACTGGAGATGATGCCTTATGTAACGGCTCAGTTCGAAGCGACCGAGAAGCTCGCCGGAGCAGATCATACGAACTTTGGTCCAGGAACACAGCTGGGGTCCTTCAGCGAGCAGTCACGTACAACGTTCCAGCGCCCTACAGGCCGGGCATCGATTATCCTCGTCGATCCGGACAAGCTGATCGACCTGCCGGATGAAGAAGTATGGGAACTGACCCGCAACTCGCTGCATGCAGTGGATTTGCCCAATGTGGATACGATGACACAGTACCGCATTATCCGTGGCAAAGAAAACTTTTACCGATTATCTGCCGGCAACGAGAAGCATCGTCCGCAGCAGATAACTCCAGTACCGGGACTGTTCCTCGCCGGCGATTATACCAAACAGCCGCTGCTGGCGACGATGGAAGGCGCCGTTATCTCCGGTCAGCGGGCGGCACGCGGCATACTTAAAGGACATAAATAA